A stretch of DNA from Maridesulfovibrio sp.:
GAAACCTGAAGTCTCAGCCGAGGATGCCCTTGCCGCAGACCTTGCAGCACTGGCAAAAATCGTTGAGAATGAGCAAAAGGCTGAACGAAGGGCGGTGGCAAACGATATTGCTTCTCTTGCAGAAACCGCCAGATCGACGGCTGTATCCGGTTCTCCTGACGGCTCTGCCGGAGCTTCGGGACTCGTTCAGGTATACGGGTCCATAGTCAAGGAAGCCGTGCGCAAGAACTGGAGATACCCTGTGTTCGGGCAGAAAGACAATCTTGTCGCCCAGGTACAGATCCAGTTGCGGTCCAACGGAGAAATCAGTGACATCAAGCTCCTGAATTCATCCGGCAATGCTGATTTTGATGACTCGGTGCTCACGGCTCTCCGCGATACCGAGGTGCTCCCGGAACCTCCGGGAACGTCCATCAGGACCATCGTTGTAAACTTCAACCTGCATGACTTGAATCAGTAGGTCCGTATTTTGAAAATGAAAAATTATCCCGGATTTTCCAGATGGGCTACATTGTCCGTCCTGTTGATATTCTTTGTATGTGTTTTCGGCGTGCCCGGTAAGGGCTTTGCCGCAGACACGCTTACTGTAGACATCTACGGTCCCGGACAGCGCAAGGTTAATGTCATTGTGCTGCCCCCGAAAACCGTTCCTGAAGGCAAGTACTCCGGTTCGAAGGAAAAAGATCTTCCGTTACCCGGAGAGGCCGGTACCTTCAGCAAGGATCTTGAAAGCGATATTGCCTTTCTTCCTTTTCTGCACGTAGTACCGGTCACCGATATTCTCGGCGGGGACCCCTCTGTCGGAGTCCGCCCCGGCGATATAGACGTGAAACCGCTGCGTCTTTCAAAGGTTGACCTGGCGATTACTACCGGTTGGGAAATACGTCCTAACGGAGAGAAAAATCTGCTGCTGCGCTGTATAGGAACTTACAACGGGCGAACTATCATCGGTAAGAAGTATTCCATGGTTACCGAGGAGATGCTGCCGCGCATTGCGGACCGGTTCTGTTCGCATCTCATGAAAGTTCTGACCGGCAGGGACGGTTTTTTCGAGTCCAAGATTGCCTTTGTGCGGAAGACCGGCAAGGACAAGGAAATTTATACTGTCAGTCCTCAGGGACGCAACCTGCGTCAGATAAGTTCGCTCGGCGGTGTCAACCTGAGTCCCAACTGGTCTCCTGATGGCAGAAGGCTTGTTTTTACCCGGCTGGGCTCACGCCAGCACCTGCTCTGCGTCTGGGACAGCGATACGGGAAAGATCGATCAGAAGAGTTTTCCCGGAAACACTGTAATCGGACCGGCTTTTCTGCCGGACGGCAATATGGCCGCAACGCTGACCATGAACGGCAATTCTGATATTTTTCTGATCAACGGCAACTACAAGCCCAAGAAACCGCTGGCTCAGAGCTGGGCGATTGAGGTTTCGCCTGATTTTGACGCAAGCGGCCAGAAAATGGTTTTTACCTCGGCCAGATTCGGCAACCCGCATATCTTTCTGCTGGATATGAAAACAGGGGTTGTCACAAGGGTGACCAAGGACGGCAAGTACAACACTAATCCTACAATCAGCCCGGACGGGCGCTATGTGGCCTATGCACGGCAGACACCTTTGGGCCATAGGATTTTCGTGCACGATCTTACCAGCGGGCAGGAACGGCAGCTGACGTTCGGACCCGGAAATGATGAAGACCCGGCGTTCGGCCCGGACGGCTATTTTATAGCCTTTTCATCGAGCAGAAGCGGCAAGTATCAGATTTATCTGACCACTCGCCACGGGGATCCGGCAATGCTCGTGCCGACCGGA
This window harbors:
- a CDS encoding cell envelope integrity protein TolA, producing MKSIGFFISFLLHAGLVFLAVSWTVSPPLKISLDMPVYNVDLVSLAPLPAAPAVKKTPPPARQNLAKPQSVAIPEAAPKAVPAAKPEQVKAPEPKPVPPPKAKPKPEAKKISPNKVKTTTPPKKKVAEKKPTEKADAKPKPAKPAPPKKKEPKKPEVSAEDALAADLAALAKIVENEQKAERRAVANDIASLAETARSTAVSGSPDGSAGASGLVQVYGSIVKEAVRKNWRYPVFGQKDNLVAQVQIQLRSNGEISDIKLLNSSGNADFDDSVLTALRDTEVLPEPPGTSIRTIVVNFNLHDLNQ
- a CDS encoding protein tolB produces the protein MKNYPGFSRWATLSVLLIFFVCVFGVPGKGFAADTLTVDIYGPGQRKVNVIVLPPKTVPEGKYSGSKEKDLPLPGEAGTFSKDLESDIAFLPFLHVVPVTDILGGDPSVGVRPGDIDVKPLRLSKVDLAITTGWEIRPNGEKNLLLRCIGTYNGRTIIGKKYSMVTEEMLPRIADRFCSHLMKVLTGRDGFFESKIAFVRKTGKDKEIYTVSPQGRNLRQISSLGGVNLSPNWSPDGRRLVFTRLGSRQHLLCVWDSDTGKIDQKSFPGNTVIGPAFLPDGNMAATLTMNGNSDIFLINGNYKPKKPLAQSWAIEVSPDFDASGQKMVFTSARFGNPHIFLLDMKTGVVTRVTKDGKYNTNPTISPDGRYVAYARQTPLGHRIFVHDLTSGQERQLTFGPGNDEDPAFGPDGYFIAFSSSRSGKYQIYLTTRHGDPAMLVPTGGGIAQAPAWGKAGKS